Proteins encoded by one window of Sorex araneus isolate mSorAra2 chromosome 3, mSorAra2.pri, whole genome shotgun sequence:
- the SYNDIG1L gene encoding synapse differentiation-inducing gene protein 1-like: protein MESLSELENPLLPQGTYPYPEASPGWPCQEKLYSYLLGGAGPARAHQFLDPGSLQLAVEAWYRPSCLLGKDKAKEPRAGSCETSFTETTEPQSGPLERAAGADQEEEEEVAIQTVSYGVQEELQGQEDEQGEEESDVTSTESESEDNFLTLPPRDHLGLTIFSMLCCFWPLGIAAFYFSQGTSKAISKGDFRLASTTSRRALFLATLSIAVGAGLYVAVVVALAAYMSQNGHG, encoded by the exons ATGGAGAGTCTGAGTGAACTGGAGAACCCACTGCTGCCTCAGGGCACCTACCCCTACCCCGAGGCTTCGCCAGGCTGGCCGTGCCAGGAGAAGCTCTATTCCTACCTCCTGGGGGGCGCGGGTCCTGCGCGCGCCCACCAGTTCCTGGACCCAGGGTCCCTGCAGCTAGCCGTGGAGGCCTGGTACAGACCCAGCTGCCTCCTGGGGAAGGACAAGGCCAAGGAGCCCAGGGCTGGCAGCTGCGAGACCAGTTTCACAGAGACCACAGAGCCCCAGTCTGGGCCCCTGGAGCGGGCGGCAGGAGCTGatcaagaggaagaagaggaggtcgCCATCCAGACAGTGTCCTACGGGGTTCAAGAGGAACTGCAGGGTCAGGAGGAtgagcagggagaggaggag AGCGATGTGACCTCCACCGAGAGCGAGAGTGAAGACAACTTCCTGACACTGCCCCCCAGGGACCACCTGGGCCTCACCATCTTCTCCATGCTCTGCTGCTTCTGGCCCCTGGGGATCGCTGCCTTCTACTTCTCCCAGGGG ACCAGCAAGGCCATCTCCAAGGGGGACTTCCGGCTGGCCAGCACCACCTCCCGCCGGGCGCTCTTCCTGGCCACGCTCTCCATCGCGGTGGGAGCCGGACTCTACGTGGCTGTGGTGGTGGCCCTGGCGGCTTACATGTCGCAGAACGGTCATGGCTAG